The Rhizobium rhizogenes sequence GGCTACATCCTGCGTGCGGTGCGCGGTTACGGCTTCCCGAATGCGCTGAGAATGACCGTTGGCTCCGAAGAGGCCAATCTCGGCGTCATCGCGGCCCTTACCGAGTTCATGGGGCAGGCGTGATGGCTGAGATCATGTTTGAACGCATCGCGCTGATCGGCATCGGCCTGATCGGCTCGTCGATTGCCCGTGATGTCAAAGAGCTTGGGCTTGCCCGCCACGTGACGATTTCCACCCGCAGCGAAGACACGCTGAAACGGGCGGAAGAACTGGAACTTGGCACGGATTACACGGTTTCGGCGGCGGAGGCGGTAAAGGATGCCGATCTCGTTATCGTCTCGGTGCCGGTGGGGGCTTCGGAAAGCGTGGCGCAGCAGATCGCGCCGCATCTGAAACCTGGCGCCATCGTTACCGATGTCGGCTCCACCAAGGCTTCGGTCATCGCGCAGATGGCGCCGCATATGCCCGACAATGTGCATTTCATTCCCGGCCACCCGCTGGCGGGCACGGAAAAATCCGGCCCGGATGCCGGTTTTGCCGGCCTCTTCCGCGACCGTTGGTGCATTTTCACGCCTTTGCCGGGGACCGATGCCGAAGCTCTGGAAAAGCTCAAGGATTTCTGGCGGGCGCTCGGTTCGCGCGTGGACGAGATGGATGCCGAGCACCACGACAAGGTTCTGGCGATCGTTTCGCATCTGCCGCACATCATCGCCTATAATATCGTCGGCACGGCGGATGATCTGGAGACGGTGACCGAATCGGAGGTCATCAAATATTCCGCCTCCGGTTTCCGTGACTTCACCCGTCTGGCGGCTTCAGATCCTACCATGTGGCGCGATGTCTGCCTGCATAACAAGGATGCCATCCTTGAGATGCTGGCACGGTTTTCCGAAGACCTCGCCTCCCTGCAAAGGGCGATACGCTGGGGAGAGGGCGACAAGCTGTTCGAGCTGTTTTCCCGCACCCGCGCTATCCGCCGCTCCATCGTTGAGGCCGGTCAGGATGTCGACGCACCGGACTTCGGCCGTCACGCGCTGGATCAGAAGAAGTAGGGCAGGGGACAAAGCCTGCAAATATCTCTCCCGTCATGCCGGATTGGATTCGGTATCCAGCCACGGCGCGTCTGCGCCGTGGGGAGAGTTTTTTGCGATCAATGACTTGATCGTGCTGGGCCAGGATCAAGCCCGGCGGTGACGGAGCAGATTCGGGCGCTCAGATCGGCGGAATCTTGCCCAGCGGGATGAAGCCGCTGACGGTGGCGCGGCCGCGATCCACCACGAGATCGACGGATGCCCTGTCGCCACCGCCGGCAAGCGCGCCGAGCAGTTTGCGGGCCGTGTCGATGGTGGATTGCAGCTGCGGAAACGCCTGCTTGGCATTGTCCGACCATGCGCCGAGCTTTTCGATCTCCAGCTTGAACTGGCCGGAGAGATACCCCTCATTGTCGAAGGAGAAGGGACCGCTGATGCGCATGGTGCGGCCTTCGCCAATATCGGCCACCAGCCGGCGAAGTTCGCCGCTTGTGCCATAAAGGCCTGACGTGTCGCTGCCGTCCACCATGCCCGCCTTGCCCGCGAGCGTGACATCAACGATGGCGTCGAGGCGCGGAAGAACCTGCGGCCAGTCCTTGATGACGGTGGCCGAGTCGGTGAGCGTGATTGCACCGTCGAGATCGGCACCGTTCTGGCGAAGATGCATTTCCGTCTTGACGGCATCAAAATCGATCGTCTGGCCGGTAACGGAGGAGACCGCCTGCGCCTTCAGCCCGTCAATGACGAGCGAACTGCGATCGATGCCCTTCAGCTTGGTGACGATGCTCGACTGCATGTTCTGCCAGGTGGCCGAGACTGTCAGGCCATGGGCGGAGCGGATTTCCGCGGGGGAATCCAGTTCCCAGACGATATGGCCCGGATTATAGACCTGCGCCGCCGAGCGTAATTGCCCGAAAGAAGCGGAAACGCCGTTGCCGCTATCATCCACCGTCACTTTGGAGCAGAAGAGGCCGATGCGGAAGGGGTAACCCTTGAAGGCGATATCGCCGCATTCGCCGCTGACGCTGCGGGCCTGCGAGGGGGCAATGACGTTCAGAACCGTCTGCTTCAGCCTGTCGGCGGCATAAAA is a genomic window containing:
- a CDS encoding prephenate/arogenate dehydrogenase family protein; translation: MAEIMFERIALIGIGLIGSSIARDVKELGLARHVTISTRSEDTLKRAEELELGTDYTVSAAEAVKDADLVIVSVPVGASESVAQQIAPHLKPGAIVTDVGSTKASVIAQMAPHMPDNVHFIPGHPLAGTEKSGPDAGFAGLFRDRWCIFTPLPGTDAEALEKLKDFWRALGSRVDEMDAEHHDKVLAIVSHLPHIIAYNIVGTADDLETVTESEVIKYSASGFRDFTRLAASDPTMWRDVCLHNKDAILEMLARFSEDLASLQRAIRWGEGDKLFELFSRTRAIRRSIVEAGQDVDAPDFGRHALDQKK
- a CDS encoding DUF2125 domain-containing protein translates to MAASSQSGTARKFLWLAIAILVVIGLYTAGWFYAADRLKQTVLNVIAPSQARSVSGECGDIAFKGYPFRIGLFCSKVTVDDSGNGVSASFGQLRSAAQVYNPGHIVWELDSPAEIRSAHGLTVSATWQNMQSSIVTKLKGIDRSSLVIDGLKAQAVSSVTGQTIDFDAVKTEMHLRQNGADLDGAITLTDSATVIKDWPQVLPRLDAIVDVTLAGKAGMVDGSDTSGLYGTSGELRRLVADIGEGRTMRISGPFSFDNEGYLSGQFKLEIEKLGAWSDNAKQAFPQLQSTIDTARKLLGALAGGGDRASVDLVVDRGRATVSGFIPLGKIPPI